A genomic stretch from Neomonachus schauinslandi chromosome 16, ASM220157v2, whole genome shotgun sequence includes:
- the THAP8 gene encoding LOW QUALITY PROTEIN: THAP domain-containing protein 8 (The sequence of the model RefSeq protein was modified relative to this genomic sequence to represent the inferred CDS: inserted 1 base in 1 codon): MRHKGPSRESGGERRGPKYDCRLGRTQWGRTAMHKYCRAPNCSNTSGRLGADNRPVSFYNMQLPCKMAAKCPSHHHLVPTEPAQGHGIRDWLRHMGHEDWVPSCRQHLCSEHFTPSCFQWRRAVRYLRPDAVLSIFSPAPPAKRQQSSRSTEKPGVPPSPPEATPLSPGPAAXAPGPVHLVVLGSASGGPEATTAVFLTPLPPAPAGPQPGVWAQHPLARLGTVLGALQRRVRRLQRRQEQPQGQLRAVEQLGQQVCKEGLPPRGTGACRACSLDLRSPIICGGPDIAVVIAQSPAPPTLDAKPELLDTETPSA, translated from the exons ATGAGGCACAAGGGCCCATCACGTGAGTCAGGCGGAGAGCGGCGAGGACCAAAGTACGACTGCAGACTGGGCAGGACTCAATGGGGTCGAACAGCCATGCACAAGTACTGCCGGGCTCCGAACTGCTCCAACACTTCGGGCCGACTGGGCGCTGACAACCGCCCTGTGAGCTTCTACAA CATGCAGCTTCCTTGCAAGATGGCTGCCAAGTGCCCCAGCCATCATCACCTg GTTCCCACTGAACctgctcagggtcatgggatcagggaCTGGCTGCGGCACATGGGCCATGAGGACTGGGTGCCCAGCTGCCGCCAGCACCTGTGCAGTGAGCACTTCACACCATCCTGCTTCCAGTGGCGCCGGGCTGTGCGCTACCTGCGGCCTGATGCAGTGCTGTCCATTTTCTCCCCGGCACCCCCTGCTAAG AGGCAGCAGAGTTCCCGGAGCACTGAGAAGCCAGGcgtgcctccctccccaccggAGGCCACGCCCCTATCCCCAGGGCCAGCTG TGGCCCCTGGCCCCGTGCACCTTGTGGTACTGGGGTCAGCATCCGGAGGCCCTGAGGCCACGACCGCCGTGTTCCTgacccccctgccccctgctcctgcCGGGCCACAGCCTGGAGTCTGGGCCCAGCACCCCCTGGCCAGGCTGGGCACAGTCCTGGGAGCGCTGCAGCGGCGGGTGCGGAGACTGCAGCGGCGCCAGGAGCAGCCCCAGGGGCAGCTGCGGGCTGTGGAACAGCTGGGGCAGCAGGTGTGCAAGGAGGGCCTGCCACCTAGGGGCACCGGGGCCTGCCGTGCCTG CTCCCTGGACCTGAGGAGTCCCATCATCTGTGGAGGGCCTGACATAGCTGTGGTCATTGCCCAGAGTCCTGCACCTCCCACACTGGATGCCAAGCCTGAGCTCCTGGACACTGAGACCCCCAGTGCATAA